Genomic segment of Acidobacteriota bacterium:
GTTTGCGCCGGCGCTCCGGCTGCCTCAGCGGCGGCGCGTCAGCAGCCGCGAATTCCTGGTGTTCAACCAGGAGCTGGCGACGCTGCTCAAGGCGGGCATGCCGCTCGTCCAGTCGCCCGACATCCTGCGGCAGCGGGTCGAAAATCCCACGTTCAAAGCGGTCCTCGATGACGTGCACGAGCGCGTCCGCGGCGGCTCGTCGCTCTCCGAGGCGTTCGAGGCGCAGAAAGACATGTTCCCGGGCGTGTATCACGCGTCGCTGATGGCCGGCGAGAAGAGCGGCAACCTCGAGCAGGTCATCCGCCGCTACGTGGCGTACGCGAAGGTCATCGCCTCGGTGAGGCGGCGCACGCTCTCCGCGCTCGTCTATCCCGCCATCCTCACCGCGCTCTCGCTGATCGTCGTCGGGATCATCGTGTTGAAGGTGGTGCCCGCGTTTGCCGGCTTCTACGGCCAGTTCGACAAGGAGCTGCCGCTGTCCACGAGGCTGATCGTGGCCGGCTCGGGCCTGGCGGTCACGTATTTTCCGGTCATCGCGGCGGCGCTCGTGGCGGCCGCCGCGGGGTTCTGGGCCTGGGTGCAGAAGCCGGAGCAGCGCGTGCGGTTCGACCGGCTCGTGCTGCGGCTGCCATTTGGCGGGCCGGTGGTACAGAAGTTCTCGACAGCCCAGGCGGCGCGCACGCTCGCCACGCTGCTGAGCGGCGGCATCCCGCTCGTCAACGCGCTGGAGATCGCCGCGCGCTCGATCGGAAACCGGTACATGGCGGACCAGCTGCTCGCGGCGGGCCACCAGGTGCGCGAGGGCTCGTCGCTGGCCGGCGCCATGCTCGAACGCCGGTCCTTTCCTGATGTCGCGATCAAGATGGTGGAGGTCGGCGAGTCCACCGGCGCGCTCCAGGACATGCTCAACAGCCTGGCCGATTTCTATGACGAGGAGATCGAAACCACGCTTGGGCGCTTCGTCACGCTCGTCGAGCCGATACTGCTGGTGACGATGGGGCTGGTGATCGCCGCGCTGCTGCTGGCGCTCTACATGCCGCTCTTCCAGCTGTCGTCGGTATTGTCGTAACCCTATGGACCAGAAGACCGTCAACGGAAGTCCCGATTTCTACGTGGGCGCCGGCGAGACGACCCCCGCCGAGCAGGCGGCGGAAAACGACCGCGCGCGCCGGCTGGCGGAGCGCTACCGGCTCGAGTTCGTGGACATGCACCGCTTCCGGATCGACCAGGAGCTGTTCCGGTCGATTCCGGCGGACCTGATGCTGCGCTACGGGTTCGTCCCGTACCGGCGGGACGCCCACGCCCTCGTGATCGTCGTCTCGGACCCGACCGATCTCCCGCTCATCGACGAGCTGTCGGCGCTGCTGGGCACGCCGATCAAGGTCGCGGTCGGCACGCCGTCGGCCATCCAGTCGATCCTCAAGAAGAGCGAAAGCTCGCAGCGCGTGCTCGAGGAGGCCACCGAAGGCTTCCAGATGCAGATCCTGCGGGAGGACGAGAACCTCGAGGAGAGCCTCACCGTCGAGAAGCTCACGAGCGACGCCAGCCCGGTGATCCGGCTGGTGGACTCGATGATCTACACGGCCATCCAGCGCCGCGCGAGCGAC
This window contains:
- a CDS encoding type II secretion system F family protein, which gives rise to MEYRCRLGTAAGHIIEGVYVADSEATLRRELEDKGLYVLTIRRAGRLPFAPALRLPQRRRVSSREFLVFNQELATLLKAGMPLVQSPDILRQRVENPTFKAVLDDVHERVRGGSSLSEAFEAQKDMFPGVYHASLMAGEKSGNLEQVIRRYVAYAKVIASVRRRTLSALVYPAILTALSLIVVGIIVLKVVPAFAGFYGQFDKELPLSTRLIVAGSGLAVTYFPVIAAALVAAAAGFWAWVQKPEQRVRFDRLVLRLPFGGPVVQKFSTAQAARTLATLLSGGIPLVNALEIAARSIGNRYMADQLLAAGHQVREGSSLAGAMLERRSFPDVAIKMVEVGESTGALQDMLNSLADFYDEEIETTLGRFVTLVEPILLVTMGLVIAALLLALYMPLFQLSSVLS